CTTTCAGAAGAGAATGGAAATGTAGGTTGACTTGATAACCACAAATACAAATGAATGGTGAGAAGTTTCCTTTGAATTTCTGATGTAATTCTTTTCAGACTTATActtcattttcagtgctgtaCAGTATTCACATTTACTTTTTAGTGGCTCAGATGTGAACTGGGACCATTATCTCAAatttatttgaataaatattATAGTTCACAAGTGTTTGATTGATTTTTCTATtagaactgatatttttaatttttatcacacaatatctaattttttaaaatatctgagtCAAAATTGACTTTTGATAACATTATCAAATTGAGTGGGCATTATATAATTAATAATTCTTTCAAAGGATCTAATTAGTTTACCATTTTAATTTCACACTACCTAGACTACACAGCATAGAATTTaagtttaataagaaaacaagGTATGgatttgcaaaattaaataataCAGTATTCTTAATTGTAGGTCTACCTGATGACTTTCATAGTAAGGATTATAGAGTATCATCTGATCCTCCCTGCATCATTGAAAAACTGTGTTCATTACATTATGGATTAGTTTTAGAAGCAAAAGGCATAAAGGAACATTTTTGGAAGCCATACATTCGGAAACTTTTTGACAAAAAGGTTGGTCAATAAATTTGTAATGTAGAAAAATTTCTACTTACTCATTATCTCCAAAACCTTTTTAAGAACTGAAACGTCCATCCTTTGTTCTTAACTGTCTTGcagcttttaaaaggaaaagatgaaaatctgACTGGATTTCTAGATCCTGGGAACTTTGGAGATAGCTTGTGAGTCACTGTATTCATGGTTTGGTTTGCATTAGTATCCCTCTGTAATACAATTGCACTTGCACTATTATCTGTGTCTTAACTAATACTAGCTATTTGACTTGTGTATTTATTAATGTTTCTACATGACATTGCATTTCAGTTCCTTTCTTTGAGGTGGTGCAGTCTGAGGCGTATTTGAAAGAGGAATGATTCTTCAGGATGATGTTACTTGATGTCTGCTTTTATTCTTATGTttctatgttttgatttttttgtatataacTCAAAGTATTAGTATGAAAAAGATGTGGGAGCACATTAGATGAGTGGGAAGTGGGAGGGAAAAATTGGatttggtggtatttttttctttataaacctAGAGATGCTTATGAGTAggactcattttcttttaaatggtaGGAAAACAGTTAAGTGTAGTTTATGATTATGTGATGCTGTGTACGTTTTGAGCTTGCAGCCAAATATGAGTTCTCAGTATTTTATTATGTTCCTCCTGCAGCTATACTAAATGGCAAGCCATCAGatgtaatggaaaaataatgtcCTTGCCTCTGTCATGTTTCAGATATTGTAGATTTTAAAGGAGCTCCAATGCTTCAGTCAGGGTTAAAAGAAGTTCTGAAGTAGACTTTCAAGAGACCAGAACTGTGTTCATTCAGTAAGCAGGTGAACAAAGCACTGTCTAAATAAAGGGGGTTTTGtatgtcttttcctttttgctgtagCAAAGCTATCAACAAGGCCTACGAGGAGTATGTTTTGTCGGTAGGAAATCTTGATGAGCGAATATTTCTTGGGGAGGATGCAGATGAAGAAATTGGAACTCTTACAAGGTGCTTAAATACAACTTCAGGAATGGAAACAGCTGAAAGAGTACAAGTGAAGCATAATTTGCAGCAGCACTTTGACAGGGTGAGTGCCACATGGTCTGTGTTGCTCTTTTTATATGGAGAATAAGTTGAGTTAGTCTATGTCTGACGAAGAGAAGCAGCTACAAGAAATTACCATCTTTATTGTTCAAGGTGATCTGGGAGTGTACACAGCATAGCCGAGTTAGTTTTTGTAATTGATTAGATATATtgtttactttgggttttttggggacAGAATTTCTCCATACATTTGGGGTTTCTTTGGTTAAATCCAGTATAGAGAATATTTAGGTAATTACCTAAAAAGGTGTGTTTAGGTAAATCTTTAGGTGAAGATTTTCAAGCACAAAAGAAGGGGCAATTCCCCATGGTGGTTTGGCACGTGCTGAATTGTCCTGCAACTGTTGGGGCCCTCTGGACCTGTCTGTCCAACTTCCCCTTCCCTCACATCTCTGTCTCATATGCAGAGTTTTTTGTTTAACGTATGCAAAGCTGCTCAGCGCTTTGCCCTATgcattctttttgtttccttttaacaGATGTGCTTCAGGTGTTAGTATTACATCTTTTTACAGTTTTAGTTAAATCACTAGGGAATGGTTCTCACCTTGCTTGCCTAAAAGCATGATACATACATATGTCTATATATGACTAATGAAATAGCATAGAATATGGTCTTTGAGAGGATAAAGAACAACACATGTTTCAGAACAATAAAGTGAAGACCTATAAAATTATCAGGGCCTTTGTGTGACTAGAGTAGCATTTGAAAAACAGGCACCGACTTTGAATGCAGACAAGTATACCTATGATTACAGAATATCAAAATGTTCCTGAAGATGGAAAAGATATCTTAAAGGAGGCAGGATACAAGACAGGCAAATAAAGAAGGATATAAGCTCTATTAGCATAATTAGATTACAGAGAGCAAAAGGGTAAAACAGTCTAGATCACTGAAATAGTTCTGTGATCTTTTCCAGAGTGAGAGTTGGTTAATGGCTTTCAACGTTCTGGAGAGAAAAGATCAAAATAACCTTATCTGCAAAATCAGTGCAAATAGTTAATTCTTCGCTTCTGATCTGTTTAAAGAAATAATCAACCACTTAGTTTTGCTGGCATATTTCTGGGTGCCTAACTCTTGTAGGTTTCTGTAGTGATGAAACAGTGTGGCCTGTGTGACAGCAGCTTGCAGCTGCAATGCTTGTGCTGTTGCATGCTCTTGGGGAGTccaaggcagggctgggggaacCATCTTTCCTGGTAGGGtagggaaacagaaataaaacacacttaAGAGTGTGTGGGGAAAATGGGACGAGTATTGGGAGGTAGACTTCATGGTGAGAAGACTGCAAAATGTAATGTATTCATTAAAATAGGGAAAATATTTCTTGGTTGTTGCGTGGTTCGATAATTAGAAGATGCATTGTTTTTGCTGTATATTAATTGAAGGAACATCCTTGATGTTGTTTTGATGTGATGATGGCTTGATCTGatgcaaatgaattaaaatgctAATCGTTAGATTCAGGACTTTTCATGTTAAGAATTAAACCTGCTGAAAGGAAACCCTGGCTCAGTATGCTTTTCCTATAAGCTACAGCTACCTTTGGTACGCAAGGGATAGGAAGGGACTGCTagggtttcgggttttttttctagattgGCCTAGTTGTTTCACACTTCAGTCCCAGTATCTGCATTTCAGTGTGAGGTCACATCCTCTCTGTTTATATGTTTATACTGTACTGTTTGATACAAACATCCAAGTGACACAGATAAATCTTTTATTGCTGGCTATTATCTAAGACGTGAACTAGTTTGGGCTGTTTGATTCCTAGCCATTTTTTCCAGGCATATATCGTAACACAGGGTAAGAATTCTACAGATTGACACTTCTAGGTTATGACATGTATCTAAGTTTTATAACAGTGTACagttatatgcttttttttttttttgtctttttagtcCAAATCACTTAGGATTACAACCCCACTTACTGGCCGCAAGTATATTAAAGAGAGCAACCCATATGTGACACCTGTTTCCATAGCAACATACAGTTTGAGCCGCCTTCATACGATGCTGGCAGGACTGAAGAATGCCCCCAGTGAAAATCTGGAGCAAATACTCAGGTAAGTTTGATGTTTAGCTAACcaaataattctatttttttaaatagttttaatatgaaacattaaTGATGAACAGTGTACTTTAAAATGTGAGTCAGTCTTGAAAGGTTCTGGAGTAAAACAGGACCCAGGAAGACATTTAAATTTCAAAAGACTTTGTTCTCTTTATGTAGATACATTTGTCCTTAAAAGACTGGTGGCTGTAAGAACATGCAACGTTTAAAACCCAACAGTTCTGAGCTTCTCTAACAATAAACTGCTAATACAAAATTTTCAaggcttttcttcttcctacttAGCACATCATTCCATACTGTAggagatgcaaaataaaatttattctcCATGTAGATAAACTGTTGCTTCAGgcacaatatattttaaaacaatttttatatcACGTGGAAAATGCTGTTTCAATATTTATCCCTGATCATGAAAAGATGCGCATATTTACTACAGTGTAtagaataacaataatagtaatatgCTGTGGACATTTTACAGTACATATATAGTTAGGCACATATGGGCATGTTTGTATTGCTATGCAATATATTTACAGTTTCATGCTtttatcatattaaaaaatagttgtagatttttttctttttttgtcttagtAGGAATAGTATGTTGAAAatgtttagtttttattttcagggCATGTTCCAGAGATCCTTCTCAATCTATTGCAAACAGAGTAAAAGAAATGTATCAAGTATACTGCCAGAGCATGCAGTCTGAAGGagaattcagtaatttttccAAAGGTGGGAAACATTTTGCTTACACAGACAAGAATTAAAATGCCTGTAAACACATTCATCTCTTGTAACTTAGTTTTACTTACACGTTATGCTTTAGCACAAGTGTCTCTCATATTACTTTTGTCTTTTCCTGTATTCTTAAGACATGGCAAATTTCAACCTTGCATACAATTTTATAATCAGCCTTAGCTTAAATCACTGGAATTTGATGATACTTTCCGTTCTACAGAAGTGAAACGAAAAGCACTGTTAAGGGTACCACTTTTTCTCTCAAATATAAGAGTAATAGCAACGGCATGGATTTTTGTGATAGTAATGAAAAATCTGACTAATTGTAGTCTTTAAATTTTGGCAATTTTGGCTTACAAACCAAGATACATTAGTACAGATACTAAAACACTGCCAgtataaattattatttacaaAGTTGTCATGAATTGTGAAATGCATGAAGACGCATTGAAAACAGAAGATGCTGTTTCTTAATAGGGCCTTCCTCTGTTCTTGTCAGCATAGttgcttcagtgttttctgttgCCCAGTGCAGGCTGGATCCATATAGGTGTACTTTTCAATGTATTTTCTGAACTTGAAATATGTATATTGTATTATAGCAATGTTAAGGATTGTTCTTCATATATGGTGTTTTCATCAAAATCTGGGTTCAGTAATAAGTTATTCTGCTTTGCATTCACAAGTCAGCGCAGCACAGGAGAGGGTTTCCTCAGTTAACTTTAACGTAACTAACTGGTTCAGTCCTGAAAGTATTGTAGCCATAGCAGCACAGAAATCCACACAAGCTCCTAAATCATTGTATCTCTATAGCTTAAGAATATAATTCTTTTATCGCATTTCACCATattgtttctatttaaaattccTGCAGATGTTGCTAGTAAGCATTTTCGTCGTGCTGAGGTGCTATACTACAAGGTCTTGGAGTCAGTCATTGAGCAAGAGAGGAGGAGACTGGGAGACACCGACTTATCTGTAAGGAAAACTAATCAAATTATACCTCATTTTTAAAGTTGGGCCTACAACAAAGGAAACCAGTTGTAGAGCAGAACAGACAGCTATTTAAAATGAGGCTAAATCTCTAAAAAGTAGCGTGAAAATACAcaggaatggaagaaaaagtgTACAAGAAATCATTTGCGTTTGCAAACACAAAGCTATATGAAATTTTTAATGAGTAAAGATGGCTCATTTTGGATTCTGTTCTGTCTCTTACAAAATAACATCTCTTTTTATAAGCTTGATAATCTTGCTGTTGAGGCAGAATAGAAAGCATTTTATTGTTCTATAGTTACACTGTAAATGAGCATTAAAATTTGCAACTCTCTTGCAGGCAATACTGGAACAAGATGTGTTTCATAGATCTCTGCTGGCATGTTGCCTTGAGATAATTACCTTTACATATAAGCCACCTGGAAACTTCCCATTCATCACTGAAATATTTGACATTCCAGTTTATCATTTTTATAAGGTAAAGTGTTTGATAGCTAGAAGTGCTTATCAATTCATGAGTACTCTATTGACTTATAATTTAATCTCTTTACCCAGATGTTAACTTACACATAAACCTTCATTCTCAGCTTTGCGCCTTTTTGTATTGAAAAAATATTACCCAGGTACCTGTCATTCTGGGGTGTCTTgggcatttaaaaatcaaaatactgttaGCAGTTTAACACAGGAGCAGTATCCAAGTATCTATACAGTAACTAATGGATTATCATTTTATCATGACCTATTGTTGTAGCTATTCAGCAACAGTGTTTGACATGTTTGTTTAGAAAGATACAAATATCTTGTCTTCTGCTAAAACTGCAAGACAACATATGATGGAGTCATTGTAATGCAGCATGAATACTTCTAATAGTCGTCTCCCTTGAAAATCAGAAATTCTAATTGGATGTTTCTgtgagaagaaataaatgtaTGAAACAAGTACATTATGTTGATCATAACTATCTGCCTTGCAGGTAATTGAGGTTTTCATTAGAGCAGAGGATGGCCTTTGTCGGGAAGTAGTAAAACACCTTAATCATATTGAAGAACAGATCTTGGAAAGTATGGCATGGAAACAGGAATCCATATTGTGGGACAGAATCAGAGATAATGAAAACAAAGTTCCTAGTTGCGAAGAGGTGAGCACTTGTTGGTATGTTTTACATAGGTTTCCTACTCAGACAGGATGGTAGAGAGTGGATGTTATACCCTGAAGGAGAGGCTGTGCGTGTCCAAATTTCAGTTTCACCCTATAAGCTACTCAGGGCAGAGAAAACAGTAAATGGGGTGTGCTCTGCTCTGTTCATGGACAGCTCTAGAGAGACATCCAAAATGGAGACATGCAGCTGAGATGTTTCTCCCCCAGTATTTGCACAGTGTAGCAGAACAATGAACACAATGGACAAGCAGGGAAGGTTTGGAGCAGTCACACTTGAAAAGATTACTAGACAAGAAGTATGGAAAGTACAGACTTTTAACTGTAGTCATAGAAAGATTATTCCAGTACTGTGTGTTCTAGAGTAGTACAATCCCTACAAAGTTTTAGTTAGgcttttaataaatttattatgTAGTTAATCTGCGATACAGACACTCTaataaaagtataaatattttagGTAATGCCACCTCAGTATTTTGAGAGATCTGCTGGGAACAGTGTTGTAGGTTCACCATTGACACCAAGACGAATAAATGAGGTTCGTGCTGAAACTGGAGGATTAGGAAAAGGTGAGACTTTTTTTAAGCATAACATACTTACACTTCTTAGACCatggctttaatttttaaatctaagTGGTGTACAACAAGGAAGCTGCTTTAATGTCAATGTATAGTTAActgcaaacacacacatttgTAAATGGTATTTCTATTGCAACTCACATAGTTAAGTCAGATGTCTGGGAAGGATGCATTCATCATTTCAGTGTGaacaaaatactattttgataGGGTGTTTTCAGGAAGTTATGTATATGAACAGCATAgatgtatgtgtacatatgtatatgttaaatatttatacacGCGCAGTACTTATGTTCTAATAGGTAGCACTTGAATAGTTTGCTTTATTGTTATACCAGAATAGAAGCTCCACTATATATTTAGTTATGTAAAGTCTCAAccttttctctggaaaaataaaacataataccttaatatttttctaagctAAACACAGCATTATTTGAGACTGTCACCTCTAAAAACAATCATCTGTAAGCCACAAAGGTAGACataaggaatttttaaaaatgcttcccAAAGAGCTTTGCATGACATAGTTTGGTTCTCATTAGACTTCTGTCACATATTTGTGTTATAAGGCATTAAAGAACAagagttaaatatatatatgtgtgtgtgtgtgtttttaattcACAGGCCTTTCATCCTCTCCAACTACCCTGTATGACAGATACAGTTCTCCTACAGCCAATCCTACAAGGAGAAGACTGTTTGTTGATAACGAAAATACCTCTGACAGTGGAACTCCAGTAAGAGTTTCCCAACAGCCCGTAGTAAATACCGTGCCTGTGCAGAACATGAATCCTGAAGCAATGTCAGTAACTCCAGTGCCTGGCCAGACACTGGTTACAGTGGCAACTGCCACCGTAACAGCCAACAACGGGCAAACTGTGACAATACCAGTACAAGGTGAGAGAAAAGCCACTAAAGAATTATTGAGGCTTGTTCCTGTCAGAGTATTAGTACACAGTaagggggaggcggggggaacAGTACACCGGTAGAGAAAAAGTTTGTTTAAGGATTCATAACTGGGAAAAATTGTTTGAACAGATGAGCAGAATTTAGAAACCAAACATGTACAGCACAAGGATGTTCTGACTGCCAACATCTATTTTATAAAATTTAGTTATTTCAGTAAGCCTTCCTTCCTGAACTGGCATGGGATGAAAGTTGCATTAGTATGAAAAACTTAGTTCAATTTCATTATCTTCTTCTCTCCTTATGATGAAAAGTCCAAAAGTATTTTGATGCAACAATTTCATATACACTAAACACATAGTTACAGTTATAAGCGACTAATAACATGATTactgaattctttaaaaaaaaccagaccacAACCTCCCCTCCATCAACCTGCTCTTATTTCAGAGTCTTTCTCTTAAATTACAGGTATTGCCAATGAAAATGGAGGAATAACTTTCTTCCCAGTCCAAGTAAATGTAGGTACCCAGCCTCAAGCTGTCTCTGGTCCCATTCAGCCTCTCAGTGCCCAGACTCTTGCTGGTACCCTGAACACTCAGATGACTGGGGCAACATTGCAGTTACCAGGCCAGTTAACTGTTCAGCAGATCTCTCCTGGAGAGCAAAGACAAACCCAGCAATTTACCACTGCCATGTCCATCAGGCCTCGGAAGATGGGCTCACTTTCACTCTTCTTTAGAAAGGTACTTTTCAGTCTAATTTGTGTTTTGCTTAGTTTGTATTTTGATAAGccttcagtgatttttaaaataggTACTTATTACTACTACGCGAATATTCAATTTCAAAGTTCATCTCTACCCTTTGTCTGTTCATACACGTACCTGAAGAGTAGTTTTCTTATGCAGACAACTTCTCACTAGCAAAGGAGTAGACTATCACCACAGCTATCACATCACAAGTTGTGAAGCAGATTATGTACTTGGCCAGCAGGTACTTAAAGGTGTCCATTTTCTTTAAGGCTCGctctttaaaaggaagaaatcacCTTTCAGACATTCTGGTTTATTCAATCCAGCGGTTTCCTGTCAGGCTATGCAGTACCCTTCCTGTGCTCAGGACAACTCAGAATTTAAGCTTCAAACAACTGTTTTCTTAGCATCAATACCAGTACTGAGAATGTCTGTGTCTtgtaagaaaaaagttaaatttagtTATTCTTCTTTTGGCTTATCATTTGCACAAGTTCTACAGGGTGGGCAAGCCTGAACTACTCCTTAGCTGGGTAGGAAAAGCAGTATTGCTGTGGCCCTAAGCACAGTCTCCATTTCAACAGGTGTATCATTTAGCTAGTGTTCGTCTGAGAGACCTCTGTGTCAAACTCGATATATCTGATGAACTGCGGAAGAAGATCTGGACATGTTTTGAGTATTCCTTGGTGCACTGCCCTGAAATCATGATGGATAGACATTTGGATCAGCTGCTGATGTGTGCCATCTATGTAATGGCTAAGGTACAGtgtgaataaagaaaaagcaaacaaacaaaacacttctttaaGACTTAATATTCCAGAGATTGCaattcctcaaaaaaacccacaaaaccaaccaaacactacacaaacaaacaaatcaacccACATTTAACTTTTCTGTTCATGTCCTATTAGGTTACTAAGGAAGATAGGTCATTTCAGAATATTATGCGCTGTTATCGGACACAACCACAAGCCAAGAGTCATGTAAGTAGAGGTAGTATTAAACAACGTGGTATTCTGTTTATTAAATGCCTTAGTTCTATTTTAGGAATGGATCGCTTTTTACAGTAACATTTAGTATTAAATGAGTACAGTCTGTGAGCCATTCTCCTCAAAAGACAGCAGTCGCATCCAAAATCCTGCGCTACTGAAAGCTTTTTATGCTAAACTATACctaaaatagaaaatatcttTACTTAAAACCTAAGAAGGCAGTGCCTATGGGATAATACTCCTCTTAGGAGGCTGTATTTTCCCCTGTAAGAAGCAGTTTGATACCACAATGCAGTTTCTAACAAGCAGATATATCGTGCAGACTATTGTTTTGTGATGATGTAACTGCATGTCTAATCATCTCTTTTTCCCTGCAGGTATATCGCAGTGTCCTGATAAAAGGCAGGAGGAGACGACGACGCTCTGGCAGCAGTGACAGCAGTAGCCAGCAGAACTCACCTACAGACAGAAgtaaagagagaaacaaagaaagaagtgagTGATTCCAACTTcagatgtttgtttttaattccatttCCAAAACGGTGTGCATAAAGGAAGAGTTAGGTTTTGTGTCACCCCACCACAAACAATTCTTTCTTTGGTAAACTTGgacacaattaaaaatatattgataaCATTTAAGAGTTGCTATAACTCAAGCTTAATATTATACCCCCTTTGACAGTTTTGAATCTATCACCATGTGCACTTAGCCGAAGAGTTTACCATGATGGCCAGCCTGAACTCTTTGAGTTGAGTTTGTACACCAAAGAACATGTCTTTGTAGAATGAAAGGAAATCAGTAGCTGGCTGTCTTCAGAGATAGGAAGAAAGCCACCCACAACATCTATTTTAGCATATCTGACATCTCTGAAGATTCTTTTCTTGATACTTGAACTGACACATTTTCCTTGAATtaacttttataaagaaaagcaaatacgTGATGCTGTATATTCCTACCACCAGTTCTCAAGATATTTAATAGATGATGGTATAAACTGTAGGTATTAATGTTTTCTGTCACAGAagtggcagggaggggaagaaaaagatatagatagatagatataaaagTATTACCAAGCCAAATATTTCTACTACTAGCTGAAAAAGACTACCGTTCCTTATTTGAAATTGTGCCAGCTGGCGACAAGAAAGAGCTACTGTTAAAAGCATAGCGCAAATGCCTACAAAATGGAGTTTTAGCTCTGCTTGTATTGTGATGAAATTCAGCTTATACAGAAAAGCCACTTGCAGTTTATCCAGTATTAAGTTGGAAATCAAATGTGTTTCTGTACACATACTTGGCAGTTTGTTGGTCTTTAACAACATACTGCTTTTTTGTAAGGTAAGATGCCAAGGGAACAAAATTAGCATCACTGATATTGACACCAGGTTCATGGTCACTATACTGCAATTTAAAAGTCTGGAACGCAGTTTTTGTATGCAGCTGAGCGTCTGGGATTATAGTATTTGAAGTGCATTAAACAGTTGTGGCTGAATAAAGGAGAGATTGCTCTCGTTTTTACAGCTAGCAGAGACTCCAGTCCAGTAATGCGATCCAGCAGCACCCTGCCCGTACCACATCCCAACAGCGCTCCCCCAACTCCAACCCGACTGACGGGTGCCAATAGTGACACTGAGGAGGAAGAGCGAGGGGACCTTATACAATTCTACAACAACATGTATATCGAGCAGATTAAAGAATTTGCCCTGAAGTATACTTCAAATGCGGTAAGTTAAATTCTGTGCTTTTCATTAGTAATAGatcttttttttactgtatatGCAGTAAAGTACTCTTAGCTAACCTCACTGTAAGCAAATTCAAGGGATTATATTTTTATGACAGTAATTTCACCTCAAGGACATACTTTGCAGCTAAAATACTAAGTACTTTTGATGCCTATATGATGTTTCCTCCAGTATGAGAGACACAGCACTGAGCAATGTCATCTGCCAGCCTTAGAAAAGTAAGATAAAAAAATACTAATCTGGCCTAATAACATGACAAAACTTGCATCTGTTCTAAATACATATGGTGTgacattactggaaaaaaaacctaaactgtGTTTATGGTGACCAACTCACAAAAGCCTTACTGTAGTAACGCCTGAGATCAGATACCAATTATTGggtgattttcattttcttttgagcaGACTGATTCTCCTCCACTCTCGCCCTACCCATTTGTAAGGATTGGCTCCCCTCGCAGAATACAGCTGTCCCAGAATCACCCAGTGTACATCTCGCCACACAAAAACGAGCCTACTCTCTCTCCTCGAGAGAAAATATTCTATTATTTCAGCAGCAGCCCATCGAAGGTGAGTCAAAAAGGGTTTAGTTTGCTTTTATAAATCCTtaattctactttttctttttggtagtgAAATTACAGGAGATTGTGCAACACACCTTTCTGTTCATATAACATGTACCTTCTCACCTAATGCTCTTCCACCTGTCTGTTCAGGTATCTAAGAAGTTGTAAAGCAATTAGGTGTCCAAGCTACTTGTgtacttttaaaagaagttactCTTTGTACCAACACACCTGACAGACTCAGGAGGCACGGCAATGGTACCCTTTGCTTTCAGGGAACAGATGGGTTATATGGGTCGGAGACTGTTGAAAGAGAACATTAAGTACAATCACAAACTCTTATCTACCTAGTGGGGAAAAATCCTCCAAATGGCCTTAACATGAAAGGACTAACCAGGTGAACATGTAACAGGCTGAATCTTGTCCTCTCTGGTCACCAAGAATGAAGTAGAAATCTTCCCTGTGAAGCATCTTCATTCTAGATAGGGATTGTTGTGCCTATGGTGTAAGGTAAGAGTCCTAACTATGGATGGAAGGGCTTTCAGCTCTACATGCATTGAAACAAGCAGCTTGCTGGAGTCTGAGTAAGACTCTAGCATACTCTAATGGAAAGACCAGTACAGTGATTAAAAAGGTACAGTACAGATCTCCAGAAATAAAGCATACGTAATCCCATtgtaatgcaattaaaaaaagttcaCTTTATATTTTGGTAGTCACAATAATGAGAGATAATTCTACTTTTTCCCCTCGCCCCCCTCCAGAGGCTAAAGGAAATTAACAGCATGGTTAGAACTGGAGAAACTCCAACAAAGAAGAGAGGCATTCTCTTAGAAGACAGTACTGAAGCACCAGCCAAGCGAATCTGCCAGGAGAACCACACCGCTCTGTTAAGACGACTACAAGACGTAGCAAATGACAGAGGGTCTCACTGAGTCCGGTGTTTCAGCACAGATCTTCCCTCGTTGCTGCTCTGCCGGGCCAGGCTGCTTAGCCCATCACACGGAGTCACCAAGCCTTTGCAAGTGTCTTCAGCCAGGCTGTCCTCTTCCCACCTCACCACCCTGATCGTGACCTGTCTCCTGCCAGACAGTGCTGAGCCTTTGTACTTGTcaggaaggggcaggaggagagtCTCCCACAACGTCCACGGCAGCGAGGATACGCTGCTGTGACCCAGCCTCACCCCGTAGTTAAGCTAACCATAAGGCAAGCGATCCATCTCCAGGCTTTGGCTTCGGCAAGCAGCTGAAGTGCTTTCTGTTGCTTGGAGCATGCATCCCTAACATAGCTTTC
Above is a genomic segment from Harpia harpyja isolate bHarHar1 chromosome 9, bHarHar1 primary haplotype, whole genome shotgun sequence containing:
- the RBL2 gene encoding retinoblastoma-like protein 2 isoform X3; amino-acid sequence: MKKWEDMANLPSQFRERTERLERNFTVSAVIFKKYEPIFQDIFRYPQEDQPRQQRGRKQRRQPCTVTEVFQFCWVLFVHAKGNFPMISDDLVNSYHLLLCALDLVYGNALQCPNRKELLNPNFKGLPDDFHSKDYRVSSDPPCIIEKLCSLHYGLVLEAKGIKEHFWKPYIRKLFDKKLLKGKDENLTGFLDPGNFGDSFKAINKAYEEYVLSVGNLDERIFLGEDADEEIGTLTRCLNTTSGMETAERVQVKHNLQQHFDRSKSLRITTPLTGRKYIKESNPYVTPVSIATYSLSRLHTMLAGLKNAPSENLEQILRACSRDPSQSIANRVKEMYQVYCQSMQSEGEFSNFSKDVASKHFRRAEVLYYKVLESVIEQERRRLGDTDLSAILEQDVFHRSLLACCLEIITFTYKPPGNFPFITEIFDIPVYHFYKVIEVFIRAEDGLCREVVKHLNHIEEQILESMAWKQESILWDRIRDNENKVPSCEEVMPPQYFERSAGNSVVGSPLTPRRINEVRAETGGLGKGLSSSPTTLYDRYSSPTANPTRRRLFVDNENTSDSGTPVRVSQQPVVNTVPVQNMNPEAMSVTPVPGQTLVTVATATVTANNGQTVTIPVQGIANENGGITFFPVQVNVGTQPQAVSGPIQPLSAQTLAGTLNTQMTGATLQLPGQLTVQQISPGEQRQTQQFTTAMSIRPRKMGSLSLFFRKVYHLASVRLRDLCVKLDISDELRKKIWTCFEYSLVHCPEIMMDRHLDQLLMCAIYVMAKVTKEDRSFQNIMRCYRTQPQAKSHVYRSVLIKGRRRRRRSGSSDSSSQQNSPTDRSKERNKERTSRDSSPVMRSSSTLPVPHPNSAPPTPTRLTGANSDTEEEERGDLIQFYNNMYIEQIKEFALKYTSNATDSPPLSPYPFVRIGSPRRIQLSQNHPVYISPHKNEPTLSPREKIFYYFSSSPSKRLKEINSMVRTGETPTKKRGILLEDSTEAPAKRICQENHTALLRRLQDVANDRGSH